A genomic window from Glycine max cultivar Williams 82 chromosome 17, Glycine_max_v4.0, whole genome shotgun sequence includes:
- the LOC102663391 gene encoding uncharacterized protein, whose protein sequence is MGTLTVSVASAANVSAQVNSIPMLNGTNFKVWKKAVEIVLDCMDLDLALRTKRPTSTPEASNEVNIEKWDRSNRMCIMIMKRSILEAFQGSLSEGENVKKFIDEIE, encoded by the exons ATGGGAACTCTAACAG ttTCTGTTGCTAGTGCTGCAAATGTATCTGCTCAAGTGAACAGTATCCCTATGCTGAATGGGACTAATTTTAAGGTCTGGAAGAAAGCCGTAGAAATTGTTCTCGATTGTATGGATTTGGATTTAGCACTGAGAACGAAACGACCCACTTCCACTCCGGAAGCCTCCAATGAGGTAAACATTGAGAAATGGGATCGCTCCAATCGAATGTGCATTATGATCATGAAGCGCTCTATTCTAGAAGCGTTTCAGGGCTCTCTTTCTGAGGGtgaaaatgtaaagaaattTATTGATGAAATTGAATAG
- the LOC100788575 gene encoding U-box domain-containing protein 7, whose product MANYHRNNVENVVLGRHHHHSHRSKSASVAGHTFRLWNAASFRRIIFDAVSCGASSRYAARSNISDEKQHLQQKQQHHKTTSMKNNAKSEKLSDLLSIAEAETDVETKKKEEKLEDLKRLVKELQQHEEDSTKNKKSEAAAKVRLLAKEELEVRGTLAMLGAIPPLVAMLDETEQNDVNSLVSSLYALLNLGIGNDANKAAIVKVGSVEKMLKLIESPDGLDSSVSEAIVANFLGLSALDSNKPIIGSSASIYFLVRTLQSLDDESSPQAKQDALRALYNLSIFPGNVAFILETDLVVFLVNSIGDMEVTERTLATLSNIVSTREGRKAISAVPDSIPILVDVLNWTDSPECQEKASYILMVMAHKSYGDKQAMIEAGIASSLLELSLLGSTLAQKRASRILEILRVDKGKQVSGSYGLGAAVSAPICGSLSGKPDGGGGRECFEEDEEMMSEEKKAVKQLVQQSLQNNMRKIVKRANLPHDIVPSDHFKSLTLSSTSKSLPF is encoded by the exons ATGGCAAACTACCACCGCAACAACGTCGAAAACGTCGTCCTCGgccgccaccaccaccacagCCACCGTTCCAAGTCCGCCTCCGTCGCCGGCCACACCTTCCGCCTATGGAATGCCGCCTCCTTCCGCCGCATCATCTTCGACGCCGTCAGCTGCGGCGCCAGCTCCCGCTACGCCGCGAGATCCAACATCTCCGACGAGAAACAACACctccaacaaaaacaacaacatcatAAGACGACGTCGATGAAGAACAATGCGAAGTCGGAGAAGCTCTCGGATCTGCTGAGCATTGCGGAAGCCGAAACCGACGTGGAaacgaagaagaaagaagagaagctGGAAGACTTGAAGCGCCTCGTGAAGGAGCTTCAGCAGCACGAAGAAGATTCGacgaagaataaaaaaagtgaagcTGCGGCGAAAGTGAGGTTGCTGGCGAAGGAGGAGTTGGAAGTAAGAGGAACGCTCGCTATGTTAGGTGCCATTCCTCCTCTCGTCGCAATGCTCGATGAAACCGAACAAAACGACGTCAATTCGCTCGTCTCTTCGCTCTACGCGCTGCTCAACCTCGGCATTGGAAACGACGC GAACAAAGCAGCTATTGTGAAAGTTGGGTCTGTTGAGAAGATGCTCAAGTTGATTGAATCTCCAGATGGTCTAGATTCTTCGGTTTCTGAAGCAATTGTTGCAAATTTCCTTGGATTAAGTGCTTTGGATTCGAATAAGCCCATAATTGGGTCTTCGGCTTCAATTTATTTCTTAGTTAGAACCCTTCAGAGTTTAGATGATGAGAGTAGTCCCCAAGCCAAACAAGATGCTCTCCGAGCATTGTACAATCTTTCAATCTTCCCAGGGAATGTTGCATTCATTTTGGAGACTGATTTGGTAGTGTTTCTGGTGAACTCAATAGGGGACATGGAGGTAACTGAAAGAACCCTTGCAACTCTCAGCAATATAGTGTCGACCCGCGAGGGTAGAAAGGCGATCAGCGCTGTGCCGGATTCGATCCCAATCTTGGTGGATGTGTTGAATTGGACGGATTCTCCGGAATGCCAGGAGAAGGCGTCGTACATTTTGATGGTTATGGCACACAAGTCCTATGGTGACAAGCAGGCCATGATTGAGGCAGGGATTGCGTCATCACTGCTTGAGTTGTCCCTTTTGGGTTCCACATTGGCTCAGAAAAGGGCATCAAGGATATTGGAGATTCTGAGGGTGGACAAAGGGAAGCAGGTTTCTGGGAGCTATGGATTGGGTGCAGCTGTCTCTGCCCCTATTTGTGGCTCTTTGTCGGGGAAGCCGGacggaggaggaggaagagagtGTTTTGAGGAGGACGAAGAGATGATGAGCGAGGAGAAGAAAGCAGTGAAGCAATTAGTCCAGCAGAGCTTGCAGAACAACATGAGGAAAATCGTAAAGAGGGCCAATTTGCCTCATGATATCGTGCCATCAGATCATTTTAAGTCACTCACTTTGAGTTCTACTTCAAAGAGCCTGCCATTTTGA